The Astatotilapia calliptera chromosome 22, fAstCal1.2, whole genome shotgun sequence region TtgccgtccgcgggagcgcgcgcagctgcttaaagctgtagcgcccgGATTACTTGCGTTgccagctacttccgtgcaactgatataacgGGCGGGGGgggcaaacaaacacatttatgcCTTTGTTATTAGGCAAAGGTATGCATTTATGAAACTTCAACGTTTCTTGTAACTGAATTATGACGCTTTTCAGAACGTTGCTTTCGGTGTGTAGCGCAGTCACGAATGACTACACGCATCACGATGGAATAATTAATGCCTACAGGTTTAGTATGTCTACTCTCGTTGTTCATATTTGTTATAAGACTGTCGAATAgtagttaaaacaataaagaccGTTTGTGCCAGTATCACCATgactctttcttgtttgttcagAATAACGACTGAGAACATGGCATTTTAGCGctaccaaaaagtgattgtggcaTAACTCGTCACTGAgatactatttctgcttcaaacttggTGGATGTCATTCAGAAGGGTTATATGTCAAATATTACACCTCAAACAATCCCCCAGAACGGCTAAATTACCATTAAgggaacaataaaactgacaatATGCAATTTTCagcctgccaaaaagtgattgccacctatatcttgtcactgaaacaatgttTCTGCTTCAAAATTGTTGGATATCATCCAGAAGGGTTACATGTGACATATTATATCCCAAACACTCTCCAAGAACTGCTGAATAACTTTTAAAAGAACATTAATACCGATAATATGCCATTTTCgacctgccaaaaagtgattgtggactatatcttgtcactgaaacaatatttctgcttcagaCTTGCTGGAAGTCATTCAGATGGGTCATATGTCAAATATTATATCTCCACCAGTCCCTTAGAACTGCTGAATAACTTTTAAAGGGACAATAATACctataatttgtgtgtgtgtgtgtgtgtgtgtgtgtgtgtgtgtgtgtatatatatatatatatatatatatatatatatatatatatatatatatatatatatatatatatatatatatataacgagacatcgattcactgatccacactaccaggctatacagcaatgacattggaatgtcgttcggactggagaagtgtagtcggatggtaacaaagagagggaaggtagtcagaactgaggggattgaactaccagaaggcaacattgcagacatagaggacagttacaagtacttggggatcccacaggcgaatgggaaccatgaagaggccgctagaaaagctgcaaccaccaagtacctgcagagggtcaggcaagtcctgaggagtcagctgaatggtaagaacaagatccgggccatcaacacgtacgccctgcccgtgatcaggtaccctgctggggtaataggctggccaaaggaggagatagaagccactgacataaagacaagaaagctccttaccatgcatggagggtttcaccccaaatccagcaccctgaggctgtacgctaagcggaaggaagggggccggggactggtgagtgtcagcaccacagtccaggatgagacaacgaacatccaagaatacattgggaagatggccccaactgaccgagtgctcagtgaatacctcaggcagcagaaacccaagaaagaggagggagacgaggaaccatcatggaaggacaggcccctgcacggtatgtaccaccggcagataggggaggtggctgatatccagaaatcctaccagtggctggacaaagctggactgaaagacagcacagaagcactaatcatggcagcacaagaacaagctctgagtacaagatagaggctggggtctatcacaccaggcaagaccccaggtgcaggctgtgtaaagatgccccagagacaatccagcacataacagcagggtgcaagatgctagcaggcaaggcatacatggaacgccataaccaagtggccggcatagtgtacaggaacatctgtgccgagtataacctggaagtcccaaggtcaaaatgggagatgcccccaagggtggtggagaatgaccgagctaagatcctgtgggacttccagatacagacggacaaaatggtggtggctaaccaaccggacatagtggtggtagacaaacagaagaagacggccgtagtgatcgatgtagcggttccgaatgacagcaatatcaggaagaaggaacacgagaagctggagaaataccaagggctcagagaagagctcgagaggatgtggagggtgaaggtaacagtggtccccgtggtaatcggagcactaggtgcggtgactcccaagctaggcgagtggctccagcagatcccgggaacaacatcggagatctctgtccagaagagcgccgtcctgggaacagctaagatactgcgcaggaccctcaagttcccaggcctctggtagaggacccgagcttgaaggataaaccgcccgcaggggcgtgctgggtgtttttttttttttatatatatatatatatgtatgtgtgtgtgtgtgtgtgtgtgtgtgtgtgtgtgtgtgtgtgtgtgtgtgtgtgtgtgtgtgtgtgtgtgtgtgtatacatattttcATGAATACCTTAAATGCTCGAATCCAATTTGTGCAGGAATAGAACTCTATTGTGCAAAAATATCAAAACTAATGTGGTCTGACTTTGTTTTGATCATGAAAAAATTTCAAGGACGTTTAatctaaacaataaataaataaataaataaataaataaatagaaaattcAAACAAGTCAACATCAGTTGCAACGAAACGCCACTTGGTAAAGACCACAGGTGGCAGTAGAGTCTAATGCACTCTACCTAACTGTGGAGAGCTGGAGCTGCCCGTCTCTTTTTGAAGTCTGGCCTTGTTTGTGAGGACCACAGTGGTATTGTGGTCAGACAGAAAAGCCTGGAACTCCTGCTCCACCTCCATGATGTGAGAATCTTTGTCCAATTTGTGTTCCAGAATTATCAGCTGTTTAGGAGCTCCAGGTCCTAACTATAAAGGGTGGCAGCATAGAAATGAGTGATTGCTACAGCTACCGCTGGTCATTTCAGATCTAAATGACCAGTATACTGTCCTTGTCaccaaggaaaaactcccttttaacacgaagaaacctctgacagaacaAGACTCAGGGAGGGGTAGGCAGCCAGGCAGTGTAGTTCAGACAGGCCATGAAGTCAGGCTCAACTGCAGATCAGCTTCTCTGTATCCAACAGGTGAGAATAATATAGGCAGTGCTATTTAAGTTGCTATTTTAGCCTGCCACTGTAGATGCACATCTGCAAACTCCTCTCCACATCCTGTCTctcatttaatctgttatattCTGTGCAGGGttctgctgatgttttttttttttttttcaattaaatgttatttatattgcaccaaatcacaacaacggttgcctcaaggtgcttaatATAAAGCTCCAATAATATACGACCCCGATGAGCAAGCTCTTTAGcaacaatgggaaggaaaaactcccttccaTCAAGAAGAACCttgtggcagaaccaggctaagGGAAGGGCAACGATCTACCGTCAcgggttgggggtgaggggcgGGAGACAGGCAAAGACAtgcagagccagagatgaataataacccAGAATTAAATGAAGAGTGGTATATAAACACGTTGGTGATGCCTGATTCCATCATAATGAGggtggattcagggtcacctgcacatttaaaaaacagaagtggAACCAAAGTGCCTTAGAGAAAGACACATTTAAggtcaaaatacatgaaaagcctaaaggtgtgctttgttgtgttaaCTAATCATCCTGCAAAGTGAGAACCATGCTTTTACAGTGTCTGGTGGTTCAGCTCTTTCACCGCATCGGCCTGGTCGGGGAACTCAATGGCAATAAATGACTCAGTCATCTCATAAATTGTGAGGCCCCGTTCTCCCCTACATAAGCTGCCGTTAAAAGTATCGCTATTGGTTTTGGTAATTGGTAATCTATTGCACAATTTGATTATCTCACAGCACATTTACAGCAGCGATGCGGGCGGCGCATGTGCGGCGGTCACTTTAAGACCTGCGAGCAGTAGCGTATTCGTTGTCAGGAcaacaaataaagacaaaactggCCCGTGTGTTTCCTGCAGGACCTTTGAGAGTAGAGGCAGAGAGCAGTGGGAGCTCACCTTGATAAATAACAAGAGATACTGCACAGCACAGGCTGAATCAGGTGTAATTTTCAGGCGCTAAATGGAGGTAAAAACTGTTCCGCCTCTCGACTGATAAGTGACGCGGGGTATGACTCATATGGTCGCATGAGGGTTGCCAGGTGAGATCCAAGATCCTGCACTGCAGAGAGATCCGCCTGTTAACGTAAGATTCTTTCCAATTATTGATTGTTATGGAAATATTGCACGATGCACTCCTGATTCATTCGGCCATCGCCACCAGACTGCCAGCTTTCAGAGTCTCCTGATCTCTTCCAGGAGTGATCAAAGAGCCTGGTGATGATTACTGAATGAGCACGAGCACGAAGTGAATggaaaaaatgagcaaaaaataTGAATCAGCAAACATCTCCGATGTGGAAGAGCACATTTCTCTGAAGTATGACATCAAGAAGAGACTTGGAAAAGGGGTGAGcaactttttctctctttttaatttaGTGGAAATGAACTTGTTTGCTCAGGCTGTACAGTTACTAACGAAACTCCAAGTTGCTGTTTGAGCAAaccggaaaaaaaaacagtttcactgcagtcttctttttcttttgcagtctCTAACTCTTCTGCCTTCATGTGCAGTAATTCAGTTAAAGTTTCCTCTGCACTTAAGCCTTTAAATTCCTGAAATTCTCCAGACTTACAGTTCTCAGTGGATACCAGTGTTTTAAGCAAGAGGTTTATTTACTTTGGCAGCAAGAAAATAAACTCTTTCTTTGCAGATCAGCTGGTGTGTGAGGACACTTGTTCTCTTTAGAGTCCAGatcccttttgtttttgtttttctttgtctccaGTAGTTTCCACAGTTCTAAAAACAGCCCGGTTTCTTTCCACCGTTTGCCCCAGGAGATTATCAAGTTGTTGCTCTGCTTCTAAATAGCCAGCTGATAGCTGCCACGTAGAAACCACATAACTGGCTGGACATGCTGAGGGTGGCTTTGACTCATGTTACCCACAGCTGTTCAACCTGTTGCACCTAGGCAGCATCCTACACCTGCACTGTGATGCTGAACAGCTCTGATCAGATAACTTCAGATGCATTCAAAAATCATAATGtggatgtattttattttattttaaatatagctTCAAATACCAggtttaaaaaatgtcagtgtatTATATAGgtctgtttttctgcagctgtttgattaaaaaaagaagaagaagaagaagaaaaaagaaaacacatcccCAGTGCTCTTTCCTCCACGTATCATTAGAGTGTATTATAATCTCCTgcctcactgctgcctctgttaTGCTTGGCTTCACTACGCTGCTCACACCCTGCTATCACTGAAGTCAAAGAGCTCATGTCATCCATGTTTTATTCAATATAGAGATCAAGAGTTTTTTTTACATGGTGCATATAGTGGATTTGTATTCTTGATGGAGTGAAGATTAGTCCAGCAGGAATAATACACAGTTTGTGACTCTACATAAACAGCATATTAGCTGGTTTTAAATACATGCAAAAATCAAAATTATTAATGAATATAGGATTAGCTGCTGGTAGAAGAACTACTTAAATGTATGATGTCAGGCAGGGTTAGTTCGCTGTATCCTACTGGTAAGACTCATAAGGGCAGTAAAGCTGCATTACCCTGCCCACTATAGCTGCACATCTGCAAACTGCTTTCCAAACCACATCCACTCAGAATCTTTCTTCTTTGCTGGGTTCTTGCTGATGCTCTTTCCGTCTTTTATTTTCCATGTATGCACATGGAGCTGTGGGGAGAGCAAGTCCACAGTGCAGATGGGAATAATTTATAGTTACTTAAATCTGCAGGAATAAGTTATCATTTTGACTTACAGTGGTCCTAACTGAACTCAGATGCCAGTATTCTcatattttgatttttataGTTAAAATCTTGCACAGGATATAAGCCCAATCCTGTAGGTACAAGAAGCATCCTGGTGACGTGTTACTTGCGTTTTGTGTTTGCCTCAGGCCTACGGCATTGTCTGGAAAGCAGTTGACAGACAGACTGGCGAGATTGTGGCTGTGAAAAAGATCTTTGATGCCTTCAGAAACAGGACAGATGCCCAGGTGTGTACCATGTGATCTGCAGTAAGTGGAACAATGCTGTTGTTCTAAAGCAGGGATGTCAAGTTCATTTTACACCATGGGCCAGATACAGCTCACTTTGATCCTGAGTGGCCTAAACAGTGAGACTCCCCTTTTTGTGCGTGTAAGAAGTGTagctacacatttaatccccgAGATAtgttaatataagaaaaagaagtggaaTTTCAATAATCTCGTTTTCaggacacaataaaaaaaatgctgctgtaacaaatgaaagaactctgtcaGCATGACCCCTTGGGCCTAAAAGCGGCTTCTTATTTTtccataattttctttttaagtacTTGAAATTAAGCATTTCCTGCTTGCAGTCTTTCAAATGTCCACTTCATTTTGACTGAAAAGCAATCATTTGAATAAATTGTTAAAGCAAAAGTAGAAGCAGCTCTACTTGCTTCACGATTGTCATGCCACTTCTTACATTTTGCTTGTATCTCATCCTGGGTATTACATGGTATTAATTTCCTCCTTTATCTGTTTAAAGACAAGTTTAGTAAGTGTTTGCATAGGACAGGTGGCTTGTGTGCACCTGATTTACAGCTGCATATTTCCTGATCATGACCTCagtgtcttcttttttctttttacagcgaacgTTCAGAGAAATCATGTTCCTCCAGGTAACCAAAGTATTTATTATGTTCCTGTCAAATAATCTTAACACTTTTCCAAATCACTGTCATGTCTTTTAGTTCCATTTATGAAGACTGAAACAACGATAATGTCAGTCTCAGTCTCACCGACTGTACTGGATCTCTCTACATGTAAATTACCTTTAGTTGAATTTAATAATATTCTACAACTCGACCAGTGACATGTTCAGTCTGTTAGTACTCCACAAAACTGTtgcatatatataatattcttaaGAATCCTTGTGAATTCTTTTTGAAATATCAAAATAAGTAAACAGGGAATGTGTTTTTCcatgttgtttttataaatCACATAAATGTTTCCCTCCTTATCTGCTGACCTACCTTCATGTGACCTTCCCCTGCTGTTTGCACAACCTTGTCACAAAACCATTGCCAGTTATTACTGGTCAAACAGTAGCCAGAGTGTGAGTTTTGTGTTTGAGAGTAAGCATGTttaccttttctttttgtgtgcagGAGTTTGGAGGCCACCCCAACATCGTTAAGCTTCTAAATGTCATCAGAGCACAGAACGATAAAGACATTTACCTCATCTTTGAATATATGGGTGAGTGTAAAGCCCAGCTCATCATCTGAACTTGTAACACAGCAGCATGAGGAAGGCCCCGGGGGCTCTTAGTAGCTTAACCTGGCActgaaaaggtgtgtgtgtgtgtgggcttctgcTTCTCTTGGCCGGCTGTGCTGTCTTACTGCTGAGTCCACAGACTGCCCTCCCTGTCTATGCAGTCTAATCCTTGACAGTACTGCAGCATTACAGTGCAGACTCCCACTGCTTACATTTCATTTGATTTCAGCCATGCCGTTGCATTAAAATTAGCGTGTGTGATTTCATAGAGGATTTGTATGTTCAACAACACCGTAGATGGTTATCTTTATAACTAATGATTATTTAGAATTGGATCATTACATAAACACCCATAacaggttttttcctgtttctgcttTTGTACCAGATACTGACCTGCATGCAGTGATAAAGAAAGGCACCCTACTGAAAGACATCCATAAACGTTACGTGATGTACCAGCTCCTCAAAGCCACGAAATACCTGCATTCAGGAAATGTTATCCACCGGGACCAAAAGGTACAGCAGATGGAACAGATGTGAGAATGTGAGAAGCATGCTCTTATTTGGATTAGAAAAATCCCAAATGAATGCCTGTATCATGCATGTACAGTGCACTTTTGCTCTTGTCACATGTTAATGTtctaattattttttctttgtggcCTGTGTAAAACTGTGGCATTTCCTTATCCTATGCAGGTTTGTGCAGTAAACTCTGCTGAGTTGACCTCACAAAATGGTCCTTGGCATCACAAAATAGTTTTTCATCCCACATTTTCTGCTCACTGAACATTCATATTcacattttcatcttttaaGCAAGCACTGGAAACCTGAGAAAATTCTCTTTGGTAAGAATGTTTTTTCTTGTCTGTTTCCCACAGCCGTCCAATGTGCTCTTGGACTCTGACTGTGTTGTCAAGCTGTGTGACTTCGGCTTGGCCAGATCGCTCAACCAGATCCAAGAGGACAGTGGGAATCCTACACTGACGGAGTACGTGGCCACACGGTGGTATCGAGCTCCCGAGATCCTGCTGGGATCCACAAGGTACCCGACTGTGTTGAGCGTCTGCTGCTAACGCTTGTTTTTCACTGACAGAAATGAGTCTAAACGTTAAATTTAGGCGGTGCTTCTGAATAATCAGCGTATTTTCCAAAGGTACACTAAAGGCGTGGACATGTGGAGTCTCGGCTGTATCCTGGGAGAGATGCTGCTGGGAAAAGCCCTGTTCCCTGGGACATCCACCATCAACCAAATAGAGAAGATCATGAGTGCCATTCCACATCCCAGCCCAGAAGGTGGCTTCACAAAAGTCCAgattaaatgtatttaactgcttgacattttacttttactttggaTTGATTAAATATGCCTTAATTTTCAGATATTCTCGCAATCAAGTCAGAATATGGATCCTCTGTCATACAGAGAATGTTACTAAAGTAAGACAATATTTTATGTTTGCAATTTATGTTGTGAAAATCATAAAATTATTCATCAAATGTCTGTTTGAATCTGGTAATCTTAAATACTAACCCCgcgttttttgccctttatttttatgtgagtACACAGTGTGTACAGTTAATGCGTGGCCTCAGCTGACCTTGTCACTCTTAACACAGAGCTAGGTTAACAAATTTCCTCCACTTCAGCATAAAAACTAGAATTAGAGCTTACAAGTGGAAGCAAGGCTGATTAAATACTTAAGGAGCAGAAGTACTGATGCAGCAGAACAGTAAACTGAGCAACAGCAGGTGAAATAGGCCACAGAAATTGAAAGACAGATCACTATAATAAACCCCTGTTAATTATTCTTCTTCATCTGTTCATCCTTCACCAGACCACAGGTGCCTTTGGAGGATCTTCTTCAGCCTTCTGTGCCTCCCGATGCTCTCGACCTGTTGAAGGGTTTCTTGGTTTTCAACCCAGACAAGCGGCTAACTGCAGAGCAAGCCCTCCAACACCCATACTTAGCCAGGTATTAAGGATCAGACTGGCCCCTGGATTAGGAGCTGTGGTcaaattttattctgttttcttgttgctCAGTTGGTCAGATTGAATAGATTTGTGTGTTATTCCCCTTGTGGtaaatctgtaatctgtaaatggtttttatgattttactgtCATTATATGTTCATGTGTGCTGTCATATGTTTATAAGTGTGCTATCCATTTCTGAAGATTTCACAATCCAGCCAAAGAGCCAACACTGAACTACGACGTAGTGCTGCCAGTGGATGATGACATCCAGCTATCTGTGGTTCAATACCGCAACAAACTATATGAGGTACAGTGTGACTTATAACTGAGTTTGAGTACTGAGTACATCAGATTACTTTGAGGTATACTACAAAAAACTACTGAAAAAGCTCTGTAGGCTGTAGGACCcttcacacaaacatgcaacTCTGCCTGCTTCACATAGCAAGACCGAAAGAAGCAAATGTAAGAAAACAATACAGTTTCAAAATTtagaaatacatttcaaaaaatGAGTCAAGAACAAATGAAATCCCTCACAGCATAAGAATGTGCTGTAACGTTGTTCCAAATTAAGAATTTAGGGCTTTCAGCTTGCTTTTCTAAATATTAagacatagactgtatataaaagatggacatagttACTGTGCCATCACACAATTAGTGAATTTAGTCCCAAGCGAAATCCTCAAGCTGAGCATTTTCAGTCGGATCATGAgttgtattatatttatttataaagcaggCATGATACATATTAACATTGCTGCATGTAAACAAATGCAGCTGATGAAATGTACAGAGGACTTTGTGGCACATTGAATTTGGAGATCTTATTCATGGTTAGGCCTTAAGACACAACTATGGAATTATATTTATGTCAAAAGCTgcctgcagtaaaaaaaatgtaatcaggaGGAAATAATTTACTTTCGCGAGCGGAGGTGTTCATTGCCACTTGCAAGATGAATTTACTCACATGTAAATTCAACAGCACAACGAAGCCTTCACACACAGGAGAGTTTCTGGTGTGTGAGCAATGCAGCAGGTTCATGCTCTCAGGGGTAACTCTGCTCTCAAAGCTCGAATCTGCTCACTTTAATAAACAGACTTTTGACAGTTTTGAACGTGTCacagaaaaacactttcaaaggAGTGCTGCCTCAACCTCTGTGATGGTCAGGTTCAGGTTACTGCATTAACCTGAGTTACACTGTGGCAGCAATACAAGAGCTGTTTTAATCCATATTTGTTTTCACTGCATTACTTTAATGCTGAAGAGATTTTGAAAACCGAAAGATTCCAAGGCAACTTCTGAAACATCTGGCTTTACTTCAGTTTCAGTATAATTCAATACATCTACTGCAATTATACAATTATTCCAATGTTCCGGTCTCTGCTGGTCATTATAAAGAATGCGTTGAATTGGGTTCACTGTGCTTATCTCTTTCAAGAAGTCATCATTTGATAACAAAAGGCAGACTGTtccacagtttaaaaacaaaaggtggcTTTTCAGTGCTTCATTGGACACACAAGGTAGCTTTAAAACAATACCTGTGTGATCATGCTTGAACATTCATGGTCTCTGAATTTTCTATACAAATGAGACAACTGGAAGTTAATCAAACTAGTTAAAAATGCTAGAGTCTGTATCTTTTTTTAACCTGCAGATGATACTGGAGAGGAGAACTAACCAAGGGATGTTGAGGTTGATCCAGCCAAAGGAAGGAAGCTGTGTCAGCAGCAGTGAGAAGCCCAGTGTGAAGTGTGATAAAGGAGTGAAGAGCCAAGTGGCTGCAAACAGCATCAGAGATGGTGAtgatgaaagaaaaccaaaacctGAAAAAACTGACGAGACGACCCATGCGCCTCCATGTACAGGAGTTGGCAAAACTGAGGCGGTGAATGCATCCACCCCACCTGCAGCAGAGAAGACGAGCCCTCTAGCTGGCCCTGGCATAGGAAAACTTACATATAACCCCATCACACATGCCCCAAGTATGagagtttatttttttggtGTAAAATATGAAAcctgtctttttgtttaaaaaatggtgGGGTTTGAAAATTCCTGAAAAGCATAATTATTAAGCCATCAGAAAGTCAGGTATTTAATGAGCACAGTACAACAGCTGTGTTTATACTGCCTCAaactcttgttttcttcattcagATGTCTTTGTTCGGAGTCCAGGTGGTCCTCCTCATTCCTACCAATCCACTACAGCCAGCAGGAAACCAGTGGGACAGAGCAGCTACAGTAATGCAGTTGCATCACCAACAGAGGGCACCAGCGCTGG contains the following coding sequences:
- the mapk15 gene encoding mitogen-activated protein kinase 15, whose amino-acid sequence is MEKMSKKYESANISDVEEHISLKYDIKKRLGKGAYGIVWKAVDRQTGEIVAVKKIFDAFRNRTDAQRTFREIMFLQEFGGHPNIVKLLNVIRAQNDKDIYLIFEYMDTDLHAVIKKGTLLKDIHKRYVMYQLLKATKYLHSGNVIHRDQKPSNVLLDSDCVVKLCDFGLARSLNQIQEDSGNPTLTEYVATRWYRAPEILLGSTRYTKGVDMWSLGCILGEMLLGKALFPGTSTINQIEKIMSAIPHPSPEDILAIKSEYGSSVIQRMLLKPQVPLEDLLQPSVPPDALDLLKGFLVFNPDKRLTAEQALQHPYLARFHNPAKEPTLNYDVVLPVDDDIQLSVVQYRNKLYEMILERRTNQGMLRLIQPKEGSCVSSSEKPSVKCDKGVKSQVAANSIRDGDDERKPKPEKTDETTHAPPCTGVGKTEAVNASTPPAAEKTSPLAGPGIGKLTYNPITHAPNVFVRSPGGPPHSYQSTTASRKPVGQSSYSNAVASPTEGTSAGVSMDQILQRGRSAPVAHNHSFSSSLNHTQNNPLVRKDETSLSSGLYITSARLNQRSTTQVHEARPPPRFSKKVFQTNCNVAAAGDPRAKLGSYSQAYGTINKTGLDSLLRGRPCNP